The DNA sequence GCGCCACGCCGAACATGAATATCCAGCATATCAGCATTCCAGCAACCGACGGTTTCCAATTAGCTGCCACGATCTATCAGCCTGAGCCGCTGCCGGCCATAAACCGCATCGTGCTGATCAATTCGGCAATGGCTGTGAAGCGAGCCTTCTATGACAAGTATGCTCGATTTTTAGCCGAAGCCGGACTTGTCGTCATCACGTTCGATTATCGCGGCATCGGCGATTCCCGTGCGTCTTCGCTCAATGGGTTCGCCGCCACGGCGCGTGATTGGGCAGAGAAAGATATTGCCGGCGTCATTGAGTGGGTCTCGAAGCAATTTCCTTCAGCCGCGCTCCTGGTCGTTGGTCACAGCATCGGTGGACAATTGCTGGGCTTGTTACCCAATCATCAACGCATCATGGCCGCGCTGGCGATTGCTGCTCAGAGCGGCTATTGGGGATTGTGGGACCCGCCGCGCCGGCGTTACTTGATGCTGCTATTCTGGTATGTCGTGCTTCCGTTGACGACTAACTTGTGCGGCTACTTCCCTGGCAGCCGTCTTGGCATGGGCGAGGATGTGCCCGCTGGTGTCGCTCTGGAGTGGGCGCGTTGGGGACGGAATCCGAACTACCTCATCGAACACGAAACGACGCGCGAGCGATACCGAGCGTTCAACGCGCCCATCCTGGCCTATAGTTTTGAGGATGATGCCTACGCCCCCAAACGAACGGTAGAAGCCCTGCTGCGCTTTTATTCACAGTCTACTGTGTGTCACCGTCACGTTGCGCCACGCGAGCTTGGTGTTCCAGCCATCGGGCACTTCGGTTTCTTCCGCGAAACGCTGAAATCTACGTTGTGGGTTGAAACACTGGCTTGGTTACAACAACACTGAGTCTCCTC is a window from the Blastocatellia bacterium genome containing:
- a CDS encoding alpha/beta fold hydrolase, which codes for MNIQHISIPATDGFQLAATIYQPEPLPAINRIVLINSAMAVKRAFYDKYARFLAEAGLVVITFDYRGIGDSRASSLNGFAATARDWAEKDIAGVIEWVSKQFPSAALLVVGHSIGGQLLGLLPNHQRIMAALAIAAQSGYWGLWDPPRRRYLMLLFWYVVLPLTTNLCGYFPGSRLGMGEDVPAGVALEWARWGRNPNYLIEHETTRERYRAFNAPILAYSFEDDAYAPKRTVEALLRFYSQSTVCHRHVAPRELGVPAIGHFGFFRETLKSTLWVETLAWLQQH